A stretch of the Aggregatibacter sp. HMT-949 genome encodes the following:
- the accD gene encoding acetyl-CoA carboxylase, carboxyltransferase subunit beta, with product MSWIDRIFSKSPSSSTRKANVPEGVWTKCTACEQVLYSEELKRNLYVCPKCGHHMRIDARERLLHLLDEGSSHEIAADLEPKDILKFKDLKKYKDRISTAQKETGEKDALITMTGTLYNMPIVVAASNFAFMGGSMGSVVGAKFVKAAEKAMELNCPFVCFSASGGARMQEALFSLMQMAKTSAVLARMREKGVPFISVLTDPTLGGVSASFAMLGDLNIAEPKALIGFAGPRVIEQTVREKLPEGFQRSEFLLEKGAIDMIVKRGDMRRTLASVLSKLTNQPSPFAESEFIQHEA from the coding sequence ATGAGCTGGATTGACCGAATTTTTAGTAAAAGCCCGTCTTCTTCAACACGTAAAGCAAACGTACCGGAAGGGGTTTGGACAAAATGCACTGCATGCGAACAAGTGCTTTATAGCGAAGAATTAAAACGTAATCTTTATGTGTGTCCGAAGTGCGGTCATCATATGCGAATCGATGCGCGCGAACGTCTTTTACATTTGTTGGACGAAGGTTCAAGCCACGAAATCGCTGCCGATTTAGAGCCGAAAGATATTTTAAAATTTAAAGATTTAAAAAAATATAAAGATCGCATTAGCACCGCACAAAAAGAAACCGGCGAAAAAGACGCACTAATTACGATGACTGGTACCCTTTATAATATGCCAATCGTAGTTGCGGCCTCTAATTTTGCCTTTATGGGCGGTTCAATGGGTTCCGTAGTCGGTGCGAAATTTGTGAAAGCAGCGGAAAAAGCAATGGAATTAAATTGCCCGTTCGTTTGTTTCTCAGCCAGCGGCGGTGCGCGTATGCAAGAAGCACTTTTCTCATTGATGCAAATGGCGAAAACCAGTGCGGTGCTCGCACGGATGCGCGAAAAAGGTGTGCCGTTTATTTCCGTATTAACCGATCCTACATTGGGCGGTGTTTCCGCCAGTTTCGCCATGTTAGGTGATTTGAATATCGCCGAACCAAAAGCCTTAATCGGTTTTGCCGGTCCGCGCGTGATTGAACAAACTGTTCGCGAAAAATTACCGGAAGGTTTCCAACGTAGCGAATTCTTATTAGAAAAAGGCGCGATCGATATGATCGTAAAACGCGGCGATATGCGTCGTACCTTGGCAAGCGTATTAAGCAAATTAACCAATCAACCTTCACCTTTTGCTGAGTCCGAATTTATTCAACATGAAGCATAA